From the Dehalococcoidales bacterium genome, one window contains:
- a CDS encoding zinc-binding dehydrogenase: MKAVSIAGKGKVQIEEIPKPEVRPGTLLIKVTYCSLCGSDIERVYGAHWDTNDPRLESIKGSILGHEWVGTVEEIGEGVEGWSVGERTVDGRLFCGRCWYCVRGMPFMCMGGRVRGHPYDDVQSDTPPPPQRYGALTEYVVRPAAGRLKVADHVSDEEAAMSEPLATGVTSVLNAEVRLADAAVIIGVGHIGLSVLAAAKAAGAAPIIAIDKIDARLEIARQMGANITLNADKTDVIKEVVAITEAGPDVIFLGVSSQAPGIVEQAFEMVRYHGRIMITGNAAPATLQPGKWLTKEVRVEGTVHMGESMIPAMKLIEYGQVNLKPMVTEVIPLEEAQRAFDSLHDGTNVAVVLKP, translated from the coding sequence ATGAAGGCAGTATCTATTGCTGGCAAAGGTAAGGTTCAAATTGAAGAAATCCCGAAACCCGAGGTGCGCCCCGGTACGCTCTTAATAAAGGTTACCTACTGTTCGTTGTGTGGCAGTGACATAGAACGGGTTTACGGGGCTCATTGGGATACTAATGACCCCCGGTTGGAGAGTATCAAAGGGTCTATCCTTGGTCATGAGTGGGTTGGCACGGTGGAAGAAATAGGTGAAGGGGTTGAAGGCTGGTCTGTTGGCGAGCGTACCGTTGATGGAAGGCTCTTTTGCGGACGGTGCTGGTACTGTGTCAGGGGGATGCCTTTTATGTGCATGGGGGGACGGGTAAGAGGTCATCCCTATGATGACGTTCAGTCGGACACCCCTCCCCCTCCACAAAGGTATGGTGCTCTGACCGAATATGTTGTCCGCCCCGCTGCTGGCCGCCTCAAAGTGGCCGACCATGTCTCCGATGAAGAAGCTGCCATGTCTGAACCACTGGCCACCGGAGTAACCTCTGTTCTTAATGCCGAGGTAAGGCTGGCTGATGCGGCGGTAATCATTGGTGTCGGTCACATTGGTCTCTCTGTACTGGCGGCGGCAAAGGCTGCTGGCGCAGCGCCGATCATTGCCATCGACAAGATTGACGCTCGCCTGGAGATTGCCCGGCAGATGGGTGCCAATATCACTCTCAACGCCGATAAAACCGATGTCATTAAAGAGGTGGTCGCTATCACCGAAGCCGGCCCCGACGTTATCTTTCTCGGCGTCAGTTCCCAGGCTCCCGGCATTGTTGAACAGGCTTTTGAAATGGTCAGGTATCATGGCAGGATTATGATCACCGGCAATGCGGCACCAGCGACTCTTCAGCCGGGAAAATGGCTGACCAAAGAGGTGAGAGTCGAGGGGACCGTTCATATGGGCGAATCAATGATTCCGGCGATGAAGCTGATAGAATATGGGCAGGTCAATCTCAAGCCGATGGTCACCGAGGTCATCCCGCTCGAGGAAGCTCAGCGTGCATTTGATTCCCTCCATGATGGGACAAATGTGGCTGTGGTATTAAAACCTTAG
- a CDS encoding thiamine diphosphokinase, which produces MRALILVNGELYQPDVLRSRIRAETFDLVLGADRGARYACTLNVALDAIIGDMDSLSDLEQQGIGSTKFVSYPAEKDETDLELALLYAEEQGADQIVMVGAMGGRMDMTISNILLITHASLDSCRIEVWHGEQTGWVIKPPGGDISGHPGDTVSLIPLGGDATGITTKGLKYPLKDKRLTFGPARGISNLLEKPSAHIKLSGGILLAVHTPGRA; this is translated from the coding sequence ATGAGAGCCTTAATACTGGTCAATGGCGAACTGTATCAACCCGATGTCCTGCGAAGCAGAATCCGCGCCGAGACATTCGATCTGGTGCTCGGTGCTGATAGGGGCGCACGCTATGCCTGTACCCTCAATGTCGCCCTTGATGCGATCATCGGCGATATGGATTCGCTCTCAGATTTGGAGCAACAGGGCATCGGTAGCACTAAGTTTGTCTCCTATCCGGCAGAAAAAGACGAGACCGATCTTGAATTGGCGCTTCTCTACGCTGAGGAACAGGGAGCCGATCAGATTGTAATGGTCGGTGCAATGGGTGGGCGTATGGATATGACCATCTCCAACATCCTGCTGATAACTCATGCAAGCCTCGATTCATGCAGAATCGAAGTGTGGCACGGGGAACAAACGGGATGGGTCATCAAGCCGCCGGGTGGAGATATTTCCGGGCATCCCGGAGATACGGTCTCATTGATTCCACTGGGTGGCGATGCCACAGGCATCACGACGAAGGGATTGAAATACCCCCTTAAGGATAAACGACTCACCTTTGGCCCGGCACGGGGAATCAGTAACCTGCTGGAAAAACCATCCGCCCATATCAAACTATCAGGGGGTATTCTTCTGGCGGTCCATACTCCCGGCAGGGCATGA
- a CDS encoding thiamine-binding protein → MTEKRTMNVGVQVLPLVEDVYYIVDKAIEAIQASGVKYEVGPLETTLEGDDLDQLLEVAKSAHRACFEAGAGKVVTIIKIADALEGTSIEGKVGKYRKVD, encoded by the coding sequence ATGACAGAAAAACGGACCATGAACGTAGGTGTGCAGGTCTTGCCTCTAGTTGAGGATGTCTACTACATCGTCGATAAGGCAATAGAGGCCATTCAGGCCAGCGGCGTCAAATATGAGGTCGGGCCATTGGAAACGACCCTGGAAGGCGATGATCTGGACCAACTGCTTGAGGTAGCCAAGTCCGCGCACCGTGCTTGTTTTGAGGCGGGTGCGGGCAAAGTAGTGACCATCATCAAGATCGCTGACGCACTGGAAGGCACCTCGATTGAGGGGAAAGTCGGCAAGTATAGAAAGGTAGATTAG
- a CDS encoding ABC transporter permease: MNWRRDFVPPTALIAILIIGWYFVAKVSGLSSFILPTPLDVIQAGWETRALLLDAIGTTLLATGIGLLLALIAGIGIAALVDFWPLAHRALYPILVVSQTIQILAIAPILIIWFGFGVTPTILIVVLFCFFPLAISTADGLTSSDPELIALLRAMGAKKRQIWRMVRLPSALPSFFSGLRLAVTYSVVAATIGEWVGGSPGLGLYMLRSKNALATDQVFVAMFITSLLSVGLFMTVYGIERLTLPWYHSTQRTEQWEGPGIY; the protein is encoded by the coding sequence GTGAACTGGCGCAGGGATTTCGTCCCTCCCACAGCATTGATCGCCATCCTTATCATCGGCTGGTATTTCGTGGCGAAGGTCAGCGGACTGAGTTCGTTTATCCTGCCTACTCCGCTTGATGTCATCCAGGCCGGATGGGAAACGCGAGCTCTCTTACTGGACGCCATCGGCACCACGTTGCTGGCGACCGGGATCGGGTTGTTGTTGGCCCTCATAGCGGGGATTGGGATAGCCGCCCTTGTGGATTTCTGGCCTCTGGCGCATCGCGCCCTGTATCCGATTCTGGTCGTGTCACAGACCATCCAGATACTCGCTATTGCCCCGATCCTGATCATCTGGTTCGGGTTTGGTGTAACGCCCACGATATTGATCGTGGTGTTATTCTGCTTCTTCCCGTTGGCCATCAGCACCGCTGATGGCCTGACATCCTCGGACCCGGAGTTGATTGCTTTGCTCCGCGCGATGGGGGCAAAGAAGAGACAGATATGGCGAATGGTCCGCCTGCCTTCGGCTTTGCCATCGTTCTTTTCCGGCCTGCGGTTGGCCGTAACCTATAGCGTGGTCGCGGCAACCATCGGGGAATGGGTGGGCGGCTCTCCCGGATTGGGATTGTATATGCTCCGCTCAAAGAACGCGCTGGCAACCGACCAGGTATTCGTTGCCATGTTCATCACGTCACTATTGAGTGTAGGCCTGTTCATGACAGTCTATGGTATCGAACGGTTAACCCTGCCCTGGTACCACTCCACACAACGAACGGAGCAATGGGAAGGGCCTGGAATCTATTAA
- a CDS encoding ABC transporter substrate-binding protein, with protein MFILDWVPNTNHTGIFVAEAEGYFEEAGLDVEIIQPGEVRAEAAVAGDAADFGISFQEQVTLARADDVPIVSIAAVLQHNTSGFASAAHLNVTSPADFEGLRYGAWGSPFEYPTLEVLMSCAGADFSQLEIVNTGWSDPLALIAEGQIDMAWIFYGWQGFQAQQQGVALNVVMMEDYFDCIPDYYTPVVIASEDTIANRPEVVRALMKALSRGYDFATENPGKAADILLAAVPELDAELVKASQDWLSEYYKADAPRWGEQKESVWQEYADWMVEYGILSASISASDAFTNEFLP; from the coding sequence ATGTTCATCTTGGATTGGGTCCCGAACACCAATCACACCGGAATCTTCGTGGCGGAAGCAGAAGGCTACTTTGAGGAAGCTGGCCTCGACGTTGAGATCATCCAACCCGGCGAAGTACGCGCTGAAGCCGCAGTCGCCGGCGATGCCGCTGATTTCGGCATCAGCTTCCAGGAACAGGTCACGCTCGCACGCGCTGATGATGTGCCCATCGTCTCTATCGCGGCAGTGCTCCAGCATAACACATCCGGTTTTGCCTCCGCCGCCCATCTGAACGTCACCAGTCCGGCAGATTTCGAGGGTCTACGCTATGGGGCATGGGGTTCGCCGTTTGAGTATCCCACGCTTGAAGTTCTGATGAGTTGCGCGGGCGCCGATTTCAGCCAGCTTGAGATCGTGAATACAGGTTGGTCCGACCCTTTGGCCTTGATTGCTGAAGGCCAGATCGACATGGCATGGATATTCTACGGCTGGCAGGGCTTTCAGGCGCAGCAGCAGGGTGTTGCTCTCAATGTGGTGATGATGGAAGACTACTTCGACTGCATTCCCGACTACTACACCCCGGTGGTTATCGCCAGTGAGGATACCATTGCCAATCGACCGGAAGTCGTCCGAGCCCTCATGAAAGCTCTCTCACGCGGGTATGATTTTGCGACAGAGAATCCGGGCAAGGCCGCCGATATTCTGCTTGCCGCCGTACCTGAACTCGATGCTGAACTCGTCAAAGCAAGTCAGGACTGGCTTTCGGAATACTACAAGGCTGACGCACCACGTTGGGGTGAACAGAAAGAAAGCGTCTGGCAGGAGTATGCCGATTGGATGGTTGAATACGGCATTCTGTCAGCCTCCATCTCTGCCTCTGATGCCTTCACCAACGAGTTTTTGCCTTAA
- a CDS encoding ABC transporter ATP-binding protein, translating into MTTPRIELRHVSKTFSGINHAVPALKDISFKVMPGEFVTIIGASGSGKSTLFNLCVGLLEPDEGEIIIDGERPENRTGMVGYMPQRDLLLPWRSVLDNVLIPLEIQGISRRESRQKALEMLPHFGLETFEKEYPSALSGGMRQRAALLRTWLMGRSTLLLDEPFGALDALTRKELQNWLLRVWQEFGRTVMFITHDVEEAVYLADRVIVLSARPGEIKREFKIDLPRPRRQGMIAEPEFGELVRELLAELGVDV; encoded by the coding sequence ATGACCACACCACGTATCGAATTGAGACATGTCAGTAAGACCTTCTCCGGGATTAATCACGCTGTCCCGGCATTAAAAGATATCTCTTTCAAGGTTATGCCCGGCGAGTTCGTCACCATCATTGGGGCAAGCGGAAGCGGCAAAAGTACGCTTTTTAATCTCTGTGTAGGGCTCCTTGAACCCGATGAGGGCGAAATCATTATCGATGGCGAAAGGCCGGAAAATCGCACGGGGATGGTAGGCTATATGCCTCAGCGTGACTTACTTCTCCCATGGCGAAGCGTGCTGGATAACGTCCTCATCCCATTGGAGATTCAGGGCATCTCCCGAAGAGAATCACGACAGAAAGCCCTTGAGATGCTCCCTCACTTTGGATTGGAAACCTTTGAGAAGGAATATCCCTCGGCTCTCTCCGGGGGCATGCGCCAGCGTGCCGCCCTCCTGAGAACATGGCTCATGGGACGCTCTACGCTACTCCTTGATGAACCATTCGGTGCATTGGATGCCCTGACTCGCAAAGAGCTTCAAAACTGGCTATTGAGGGTCTGGCAGGAATTCGGGCGGACAGTGATGTTCATCACCCATGATGTTGAAGAAGCCGTCTATCTTGCCGACCGGGTTATCGTGTTAAGCGCCCGCCCGGGCGAAATCAAACGTGAATTTAAGATCGATTTACCACGCCCCCGGCGTCAGGGGATGATCGCAGAACCTGAATTCGGTGAACTGGTACGAGAATTACTCGCCGAGTTAGGGGTTGATGTTTGA
- a CDS encoding 3-oxoacyl-ACP reductase family protein, producing MDLSQFVLEGKTALVTGGSRGIGEATAIALANAGADVAVTSRKLPELVRVADRIREVGRKSMAVETHVGRMDQLQPLVDKVVSEFGKIDILVNNGGTSVASPAMEYSEKAWDSVMNLNLKGLFFLSQAVARVMMENGGGNIINVTSISAFKPEIPTCAYSISKAGVVMATQCMAIEWAQHNIRVNAIAPGPIDTHLFNAKYAVLPEEEAEQQLAGIATRVPLRRIGQPNEIADAMVFLASNASSYLTGQTITIDGGLTLR from the coding sequence TTGGACCTGTCACAGTTCGTACTGGAGGGAAAGACCGCCCTGGTGACCGGAGGGAGCCGAGGCATCGGTGAGGCAACCGCTATAGCACTGGCCAACGCCGGCGCCGATGTGGCTGTTACCAGCCGGAAGCTGCCGGAACTGGTAAGGGTGGCCGACCGCATCAGGGAAGTGGGGCGCAAGTCGATGGCGGTCGAGACGCATGTGGGGCGCATGGACCAGCTTCAGCCCCTGGTAGACAAGGTGGTGTCCGAGTTCGGAAAGATTGACATCCTGGTCAACAACGGCGGCACCAGTGTGGCCTCACCGGCCATGGAGTACAGTGAGAAGGCCTGGGACTCCGTCATGAACCTGAACCTGAAGGGCCTCTTTTTCCTGAGCCAGGCCGTGGCAAGGGTGATGATGGAAAACGGCGGCGGCAACATCATCAACGTTACATCCATCAGCGCCTTCAAACCGGAGATACCAACCTGTGCCTACTCTATCAGCAAGGCGGGGGTCGTGATGGCGACCCAGTGCATGGCCATCGAGTGGGCGCAGCACAACATCCGGGTGAACGCAATTGCACCGGGACCGATAGACACGCACCTCTTCAACGCCAAGTACGCCGTTCTGCCCGAGGAAGAGGCCGAACAGCAGCTGGCCGGGATAGCGACAAGAGTGCCGCTCAGGCGTATAGGCCAGCCCAATGAAATAGCTGATGCGATGGTGTTCCTGGCATCCAATGCTTCCAGCTACCTGACCGGACAGACCATCACCATAGACGGTGGTCTTACGCTAAGGTAG
- a CDS encoding enoyl-CoA hydratase-related protein, which translates to MKTRKFDCVDYEEDGPIAIIRMNNNERRNSLNLSMRRGLNGAFGQFEENDNIRVAILTGVGNSFCSGQDTKDMVGLSEEERQRQAEERRKLNRWGAFEHRDRIPKPVIAAVNGWAIGYGWFVAMGCDLVVAAESAIFWQNEPLFGYQGGGQAIATQMLPFHLGVEIALAAKMTPQRCYEIGLINKVTPDDQLILTAREMAQNICELAPLSVRIIVEACRSARLSNVVPSSVALARWQEFNYLPNTQDVREGFKAFVEKRKPEWKGR; encoded by the coding sequence ATGAAAACAAGGAAATTCGACTGTGTTGACTATGAGGAAGATGGTCCGATTGCCATCATACGAATGAACAATAATGAGCGCCGTAATTCACTTAATTTATCGATGCGGAGGGGTCTCAATGGTGCCTTCGGGCAGTTCGAGGAGAATGATAACATCAGGGTGGCTATCCTCACAGGGGTAGGTAATTCCTTTTGTTCAGGACAAGATACGAAAGATATGGTAGGGCTGTCTGAGGAGGAGCGGCAGAGGCAAGCCGAAGAGAGGAGAAAGCTAAACAGATGGGGTGCATTTGAGCACAGAGACCGTATACCTAAACCGGTCATCGCTGCTGTAAATGGTTGGGCAATTGGATACGGGTGGTTTGTCGCTATGGGTTGTGACCTGGTGGTGGCAGCGGAAAGCGCCATTTTCTGGCAGAATGAGCCGTTATTCGGGTATCAGGGTGGGGGGCAGGCAATTGCTACCCAGATGCTCCCTTTTCACCTCGGAGTAGAGATAGCACTGGCCGCTAAAATGACCCCACAGAGATGCTATGAGATTGGCCTGATAAATAAAGTAACGCCAGATGACCAGCTAATATTGACAGCCAGAGAAATGGCACAGAATATATGTGAACTAGCTCCCCTCTCAGTGAGAATTATCGTGGAAGCTTGTAGAAGCGCAAGACTCTCGAACGTGGTACCTTCATCAGTTGCCTTGGCACGGTGGCAGGAATTCAATTATTTGCCCAATACGCAAGATGTCCGTGAGGGGTTCAAAGCCTTTGTTGAAAAGAGAAAACCAGAATGGAAAGGAAGGTAG
- a CDS encoding MaoC family dehydratase has translation MLPELREGVSIPGISKGIGQANINRYAEASGDFNPIHIDEDYARGTPLGGTIAHGMLVLAYVSQMMTAAFGRDWLSGGRLDVRFRAPARPGDTISVSGEITAVEKDEDHSRVRCEVLCQNQNSEPVLTGVAEVKVKAVT, from the coding sequence TTGCTACCGGAGTTGAGAGAAGGGGTAAGTATCCCCGGGATTAGCAAGGGTATCGGCCAGGCGAACATCAACCGCTACGCTGAGGCCAGCGGGGACTTTAATCCTATCCATATCGACGAAGACTATGCCAGGGGGACGCCGCTCGGTGGTACTATTGCCCACGGTATGCTGGTGCTGGCCTATGTCTCACAGATGATGACGGCGGCCTTCGGCCGGGACTGGCTCAGTGGCGGCCGGCTCGATGTCAGGTTCAGGGCACCAGCCCGTCCCGGCGACACGATATCCGTGAGCGGAGAGATAACGGCGGTTGAGAAGGATGAAGACCACAGCCGCGTCAGATGTGAAGTGCTCTGCCAGAACCAGAACAGTGAACCGGTGCTCACGGGTGTCGCCGAGGTGAAGGTGAAGGCCGTCACTTGA
- a CDS encoding alkyl sulfatase dimerization domain-containing protein has protein sequence MLERKRGLPLVPEKLDSQPVTDDICVVQNNVVGQDAHTAYTSWVTTPDGTVVIDPGNFRTCSMINEEIARESGKPVRYLIYTHAHMDHIGGAAAFDDHHPRIIAHENAIPRLERYALTAGYIRRINSIQFHFDIPPGRHSPVYPTETYRDEYRFELGGRTFELFHGKGETDDHTLVWVPDLKAVFCGDLLEASFPNLGNPFKVMRYAREWAEALERVLALDPDFAIGGDVVLVDRARIRELFKDNIEVLRFLEDSVVNAANEGKNLEQMIEDIQLPPHLQNSPNLRQEYSRREFAIYNIWKRYCGYFDFSPSGLLPRPGREIAGVVRELVSSDETVLDKARELMESGQLQLALETLDIILKVDYEDVPTRHIRQQILKKLAGTDTCMMSRNVWTHYLEEDEAFLAEQTEEG, from the coding sequence ATGCTGGAAAGAAAACGGGGCCTGCCACTGGTTCCTGAGAAACTGGACTCGCAACCGGTCACGGACGATATCTGCGTCGTCCAGAACAACGTCGTCGGGCAGGACGCCCACACGGCGTACACCAGTTGGGTGACCACGCCCGATGGCACGGTCGTGATTGACCCGGGCAACTTCCGCACCTGCTCCATGATTAACGAGGAAATAGCTCGGGAATCAGGCAAGCCGGTCCGATACCTGATATACACCCATGCCCACATGGACCATATTGGCGGTGCCGCCGCCTTTGACGACCACCATCCCAGGATAATCGCCCACGAAAATGCGATACCACGGCTGGAGCGCTACGCTCTAACCGCAGGATATATCCGCCGCATAAACAGCATCCAGTTCCACTTCGACATCCCGCCGGGTCGGCACTCTCCGGTCTATCCCACGGAGACCTACCGCGACGAATACCGCTTCGAGCTTGGCGGCAGGACCTTCGAGCTGTTCCACGGCAAGGGCGAGACCGACGACCACACACTGGTCTGGGTGCCGGACTTGAAGGCGGTGTTCTGCGGCGACCTGCTGGAGGCTTCGTTTCCGAACCTGGGCAATCCGTTCAAGGTGATGCGCTACGCCCGCGAATGGGCGGAAGCGCTGGAAAGGGTACTGGCACTCGACCCCGACTTTGCCATCGGCGGCGACGTTGTCCTCGTCGACAGGGCCAGGATACGGGAGTTATTCAAGGATAACATCGAAGTGCTCAGGTTCCTGGAGGATTCGGTGGTGAATGCCGCCAACGAGGGCAAGAACCTGGAGCAGATGATTGAGGACATCCAGCTCCCGCCACACCTGCAGAACAGCCCCAACCTGCGGCAGGAGTACTCGCGCCGGGAGTTCGCCATCTACAACATCTGGAAGCGCTACTGCGGCTACTTCGATTTCAGCCCCTCGGGGCTGTTGCCCCGGCCCGGACGCGAGATTGCCGGCGTGGTACGTGAACTGGTTAGCAGCGACGAGACAGTGCTGGATAAGGCACGGGAGCTTATGGAATCCGGCCAGTTGCAGCTTGCCCTGGAAACGCTGGACATCATCCTGAAGGTAGACTATGAAGACGTGCCCACCCGCCATATCAGGCAGCAGATACTCAAGAAACTTGCCGGCACGGACACCTGTATGATGTCCCGCAATGTCTGGACACACTACCTTGAAGAGGACGAGGCATTCCTGGCGGAGCAGACGGAGGAAGGCTAG
- a CDS encoding RDD family protein, whose translation MENAGPEDTGRESGQTGTDPVALPSGKKTCPGCGTVNEASSAYCYRCGLKLPTEVRSGAEVMGNPAGFWIRFLAFILDQVLLSVVGITISLLVTDLTLADMLARAIDPEAPFLWNELFTTFALEAGYWTITIGTWGRTAGKALLRIKVTRVDGSSVSYPRSFVRYLAYYISWFTLGLGFLAIPLNPRKKGLHDLVCDTRVIRT comes from the coding sequence ATGGAAAACGCAGGTCCGGAGGATACGGGAAGGGAGAGCGGGCAAACCGGGACTGACCCGGTGGCGCTTCCCTCAGGCAAGAAGACCTGCCCCGGCTGCGGCACCGTGAATGAGGCGTCATCGGCCTATTGCTATCGCTGCGGCCTGAAGCTGCCCACCGAGGTTCGTTCCGGGGCCGAGGTGATGGGAAACCCGGCCGGATTCTGGATAAGGTTCCTGGCCTTCATACTGGACCAGGTGCTCCTTTCGGTTGTCGGAATTACCATCAGTCTGCTGGTCACGGACCTCACGCTGGCAGACATGCTGGCACGCGCAATTGACCCCGAAGCACCCTTCCTCTGGAATGAGTTGTTCACCACCTTCGCCCTGGAAGCTGGCTACTGGACGATTACGATAGGCACGTGGGGCAGGACGGCAGGCAAAGCGTTACTGCGTATCAAGGTCACACGGGTTGACGGTTCAAGTGTCTCGTATCCCCGCAGCTTCGTCAGATATCTGGCCTACTATATCTCGTGGTTTACGCTGGGTCTTGGCTTCCTGGCCATACCTCTGAACCCACGGAAGAAGGGACTGCACGACCTGGTGTGCGATACCAGAGTAATACGAACGTGA